One Tepidimicrobium xylanilyticum DNA segment encodes these proteins:
- the grdA gene encoding glycine/sarcosine/betaine reductase complex selenoprotein A, with product MSLFDASKKVIIIGDRDGIPGPAIEECVKTTEAEVVFSSTECFVUTAAGAMDLENQKRVKDLAEKYGPENIIVLIGGAEAEAAGLAAETVTAGDPTFAGPLAGVQLGLRVYHAVEPEFKESVDPAVYDEQIGMMEMVLNVDEIVEEVKGIREEYGKYND from the coding sequence ATGTCACTATTTGATGCTAGTAAGAAAGTCATCATCATTGGTGATAGAGATGGCATACCAGGACCAGCCATCGAAGAGTGTGTTAAGACTACAGAAGCTGAAGTAGTGTTCTCATCTACTGAGTGCTTTGTCTGAACTGCCGCAGGAGCAATGGACCTAGAAAATCAAAAGAGGGTTAAAGATTTGGCTGAAAAATACGGCCCAGAAAATATAATCGTATTAATAGGTGGAGCAGAAGCTGAAGCAGCTGGATTAGCAGCTGAAACAGTAACTGCAGGAGACCCAACTTTTGCAGGTCCATTGGCAGGAGTCCAGTTAGGACTTAGAGTATATCATGCTGTAGAACCAGAATTCAAAGAATCAGTAGACCCAGCTGTTTACGATGAACAAATTGGTATGATGGAAATGGTTCTAAATGTTGATGAAATAGTCGAGGAAGTAAAAGGTATAAGAGAAGAATACGGTAAATACAATGACTAG
- the grdB gene encoding glycine reductase complex selenoprotein B, with protein sequence MAKIKVVHYINQFFAGIGGEEKADIKPEIREEIVGPGMAINTGFKGEAEIVATVICGDSYFNENVEEAKAEILEMVKKYEPDLFIAGPAFNAGRYGVACGTIADAVQNELGIPSLTGMYVENPGADMFKKNVYIVSTKNSAAGMRDAVKKMVPLALKLAKGEEVSTPEEEGYIPRGIRKNYFTDKRGSQRAVEMLLKKLRGEEFVTEFPMPDFDRVDPNPAVKDITKATIAIVTSGGIVPKGNPDHIESSSASKYGKYDIAEFDNLTSSTHETAHGGYDPVYANEDADRVIPVDVLREMEKEGKIGKLHRYFYTTVGNGTAVANAKKFAEEIGKELKEDGVDAVILTSTUGTCTRCGATMVKEIERAGIPVVHMCTVVPISLTVGANRIVPTIAIPHPLGNPSLDPKEEKALRRALVEKALKALTTEVDGQTVFED encoded by the coding sequence ATGGCTAAAATTAAAGTTGTTCATTATATAAATCAATTCTTTGCTGGAATTGGCGGCGAAGAAAAAGCAGATATTAAGCCAGAAATTAGAGAAGAAATTGTTGGACCAGGTATGGCTATAAATACAGGATTTAAAGGAGAGGCTGAAATAGTTGCAACTGTCATCTGTGGTGACAGCTATTTCAACGAAAATGTTGAAGAAGCAAAAGCTGAAATACTAGAGATGGTTAAGAAATATGAACCAGACCTATTCATAGCTGGACCAGCTTTTAATGCTGGAAGATATGGAGTGGCCTGTGGTACAATTGCAGATGCAGTACAAAATGAACTAGGAATCCCTTCTTTAACTGGAATGTATGTTGAAAACCCTGGAGCAGATATGTTCAAGAAGAACGTATATATAGTATCAACCAAGAACTCTGCTGCAGGAATGAGGGATGCTGTTAAGAAAATGGTCCCATTGGCATTGAAATTAGCTAAAGGTGAGGAAGTAAGTACTCCTGAAGAAGAAGGTTATATACCAAGAGGAATTAGGAAGAATTACTTTACCGATAAGAGGGGTTCTCAAAGAGCAGTTGAGATGTTACTCAAGAAACTTAGAGGAGAAGAGTTCGTTACTGAATTCCCAATGCCAGACTTTGACAGGGTTGACCCAAATCCTGCAGTTAAGGATATAACAAAGGCTACTATTGCTATAGTAACATCTGGTGGTATAGTACCAAAAGGAAATCCTGATCACATTGAATCCTCATCAGCCTCCAAATATGGCAAATATGATATAGCAGAATTTGATAATTTAACCAGCAGTACTCATGAAACAGCTCACGGTGGATATGACCCAGTTTATGCAAATGAAGATGCAGACAGGGTTATTCCAGTAGATGTACTAAGAGAAATGGAAAAAGAAGGAAAGATCGGCAAACTTCACAGATACTTCTATACTACTGTAGGTAATGGTACTGCAGTAGCAAATGCTAAAAAGTTTGCTGAGGAAATTGGTAAGGAATTAAAGGAAGACGGAGTGGACGCAGTTATACTAACTTCCACCTGAGGTACCTGTACACGTTGCGGTGCAACGATGGTAAAAGAAATAGAAAGAGCAGGAATACCTGTAGTTCACATGTGTACTGTAGTGCCAATTTCACTTACTGTAGGGGCTAATAGGATTGTACCAACGATTGCTATACCTCACCCACTAGGAAATCCAAGCTTAGATCCTAAAGAAGAAAAGGCTCTAAGAAGAGCTTTAGTTGAAAAAGCATTAAAGGCTTTAACAACCGAAGTAGATGGTCAAACAGTATTTGAAGATTAG
- the grdC gene encoding glycine/sarcosine/betaine reductase complex component C subunit beta, with translation MNYPVVKGTSYILVHAEDMVIHNGTTQTTERVINPDSEYLKKLPNHLRSFEEAVNYLPNQVYIGNYRPDDLRNHPQPWYQNPLKDAERFGRYGEIMPEDEFVGLIKIADVFDLVKLTKEFTEEVKAKFEVHPILKGREDLISRLKTGDELEEIEKLINEQGAEPLITGGKTVGCVKRAHDVDENLSAHVIFENLVSKASAILAGLNLIAKNDFNPDDVEYVIECSEEACGDMNQRGGGNFAKSIAELVGFKNATGSDTRGFCAAPTHALIVASSLVKSGAFKNVVVIAGGSTAKLGMNGKSHVEKDMPILEDVIGGFAVLVSENDGVNPILRTDLIGRHTVGTGSSPQAVMSALVTAPLEKGNLKITDIDRYSVEMQNPDVTKPAGAGDVPNANYKMIGALGVMRKDIERAQINDFILEHGMEGWAPTQGHIPSGVPYVGFAREDMLEGKINRAMIVGKGSLFLGRMTNLFDGVSIVMERNPGKAEEEKGISEEEVRKLVAEAMRDFASHLLQN, from the coding sequence ATGAATTATCCTGTAGTAAAAGGAACTAGTTATATTTTAGTTCATGCTGAAGATATGGTTATCCATAATGGAACTACCCAAACTACAGAAAGAGTTATAAACCCAGATTCCGAATATCTAAAAAAGTTACCAAACCATTTACGTAGTTTTGAAGAAGCTGTAAACTATTTACCAAACCAAGTTTATATAGGAAACTATAGACCAGACGATTTAAGAAACCACCCTCAACCTTGGTATCAAAATCCATTAAAAGATGCAGAAAGATTTGGTAGATATGGAGAAATAATGCCTGAAGATGAGTTTGTTGGACTTATTAAAATAGCAGATGTGTTCGATTTAGTTAAGTTAACTAAGGAGTTCACTGAAGAAGTGAAGGCAAAATTTGAAGTTCATCCAATACTAAAGGGTAGAGAAGATTTAATATCCAGACTTAAAACTGGAGATGAGCTAGAGGAAATTGAAAAGTTAATAAATGAACAAGGTGCAGAACCTCTAATTACAGGTGGTAAGACTGTAGGCTGTGTAAAGAGGGCCCATGATGTTGATGAAAATCTAAGTGCACATGTTATATTTGAAAATCTAGTATCTAAAGCTTCTGCAATTTTAGCTGGATTAAACCTAATTGCTAAAAATGATTTCAATCCTGATGATGTAGAGTATGTTATAGAGTGTTCAGAAGAAGCTTGTGGAGATATGAATCAAAGGGGTGGAGGAAACTTTGCTAAATCTATAGCTGAATTAGTTGGATTCAAAAATGCAACTGGTTCAGATACTAGAGGATTCTGTGCGGCTCCAACTCATGCTTTGATAGTAGCTTCTTCTTTAGTTAAGTCTGGGGCTTTCAAGAATGTAGTTGTTATAGCTGGTGGTTCTACTGCTAAGTTAGGTATGAATGGAAAGAGCCACGTAGAGAAGGACATGCCAATCCTTGAAGATGTAATTGGTGGCTTTGCAGTTCTTGTATCGGAAAACGATGGTGTAAATCCAATTTTAAGAACTGACTTAATAGGAAGACATACTGTTGGTACAGGTTCTTCACCGCAAGCAGTAATGAGTGCTTTAGTTACTGCACCATTAGAAAAGGGTAACTTAAAGATAACTGATATAGATAGATATTCTGTTGAGATGCAAAATCCAGATGTAACTAAGCCGGCAGGAGCTGGAGACGTGCCAAATGCAAACTACAAGATGATAGGTGCATTGGGTGTAATGAGAAAAGATATTGAAAGAGCACAAATAAATGATTTCATTCTAGAACATGGAATGGAAGGTTGGGCACCAACACAAGGGCATATTCCATCAGGAGTACCTTATGTAGGATTTGCTAGAGAAGATATGTTGGAAGGCAAAATAAATAGAGCCATGATCGTTGGAAAGGGTAGTCTATTCTTAGGAAGAATGACTAATTTATTTGATGGAGTATCTATAGTAATGGAAAGGAATCCAGGCAAGGCAGAAGAAGAAAAAGGTATCTCTGAAGAGGAAGTTAGAAAACTTGTAGCTGAAGCTATGAGAGATTTTGCTTCTCATCTACTTCAGAATTAG
- the grdD gene encoding glycine/sarcosine/betaine reductase complex component C subunit alpha produces MAEKNIKQMIGKVFSDIADAVETGQFGEKVRVGLTTLGSEHGVDNLVKGAEIAQERDPSIEVVLIGPKVDSKLTQVVVDSEDEGYKIMEEMLDSGDLDACVTMHYSFPIGVSTVGRVITPGKGKEMTIATTTGTSSPHRVEAMVINGISGIIAAKAMGVKNPTVGILNVDGARQVERAFKELINNGYEINLTESMRSDGGCVMRGNDLLAGVPDVMVTDTLTGNILMKVFSSYTTGGSYESLGYGYGPGIGEGYERVILILSRASGIPVVANAISYGARLIKGNLKKIVKEEFEKANKAGLKEILKGLTKDTKRAADEDEEIVAPPAETVTGTISGIDIMDLEDAVRVLWKEGIYAESGMGCTGPIVMVNEEKLAKAIEILSKAGYVADNSNPC; encoded by the coding sequence ATGGCGGAAAAGAATATTAAACAAATGATTGGAAAAGTATTTTCCGATATTGCAGATGCAGTTGAAACTGGTCAATTTGGTGAGAAGGTAAGAGTTGGTTTAACTACCTTGGGAAGTGAACATGGTGTAGATAATTTGGTTAAAGGTGCAGAAATAGCTCAAGAAAGGGATCCATCCATAGAGGTAGTATTAATTGGACCAAAGGTTGATTCAAAATTAACTCAAGTTGTAGTTGATTCGGAAGATGAAGGCTACAAGATAATGGAAGAAATGTTGGATAGTGGCGATCTGGATGCTTGTGTTACAATGCACTATAGTTTCCCAATAGGAGTTTCTACTGTAGGTAGGGTGATAACTCCAGGTAAGGGTAAGGAGATGACCATTGCAACTACTACAGGGACCTCATCACCTCATAGGGTCGAGGCTATGGTTATAAATGGGATTAGTGGTATAATAGCAGCAAAGGCTATGGGGGTTAAAAATCCAACTGTTGGAATATTAAATGTAGATGGTGCAAGACAAGTTGAAAGAGCCTTTAAAGAATTGATCAATAACGGCTATGAAATCAATTTAACTGAGTCCATGAGATCCGATGGTGGATGTGTAATGAGAGGTAATGATTTACTAGCTGGAGTACCAGATGTAATGGTTACCGACACATTAACTGGAAATATATTGATGAAAGTATTTTCATCCTATACAACTGGTGGAAGCTATGAATCCTTAGGCTATGGCTATGGTCCAGGAATTGGTGAAGGATATGAAAGAGTAATATTAATCCTTTCAAGAGCATCAGGAATCCCTGTAGTTGCCAATGCTATTAGTTATGGTGCACGATTAATTAAAGGCAATTTAAAGAAAATAGTTAAAGAAGAATTTGAAAAGGCTAATAAAGCAGGATTGAAGGAGATATTAAAGGGATTAACTAAGGATACTAAGAGAGCTGCAGATGAAGATGAGGAAATAGTAGCACCACCAGCAGAAACTGTGACAGGAACTATTTCCGGTATAGATATAATGGATTTAGAAGATGCTGTAAGAGTTCTATGGAAAGAAGGCATCTATGCAGAATCTGGAATGGGTTGTACAGGCCCCATTGTAATGGTAAATGAGGAAAAACTGGCAAAGGCCATTGAAATATTGTCTAAAGCAGGTTATGTAGCGGATAATTCTAATCCTTGCTAG
- a CDS encoding BMP family lipoprotein — MKKRLLALLLIGILVFTVVGCSSSDTPSEVEGPTETEDQGEAENTPASEPIRIAMVTDEGGVHDQSFNQSAWEGLQRAQEELGIEVSYQESQQDADFAPNFETLLDAGNDLIWGIGFKLADAVLDAATANPDQKYAIVDHSFGDNTPDNVVGVMFKAEQPSFLVGYIAGRMTETNKVGFVGGIAGDIIWGFDYGYQAGVQYAAHELGKEIEVLNQYAESFSDVAKGKAIAQQMYQQGADIVFHAAGDVGTGVIEAAKEQGKWAIGVDRDQNYLAPDNVLTSAMKRVDVGVYNVVKDLVEGKFPGGQTITYGLADGGAVDIAPSSNKHVPQEILDAVEELKQKIIDGEIVVPYNEATYKEFIDSLK, encoded by the coding sequence TTGAAAAAAAGATTATTAGCTTTACTGCTAATAGGGATTTTAGTTTTTACTGTTGTTGGGTGTTCAAGTTCTGACACGCCTTCAGAAGTAGAAGGGCCAACAGAAACAGAAGATCAAGGTGAAGCTGAGAATACACCAGCAAGCGAACCAATAAGAATAGCTATGGTAACAGATGAAGGTGGAGTTCATGACCAATCCTTTAACCAATCAGCATGGGAAGGTTTGCAAAGAGCCCAAGAAGAACTAGGAATTGAAGTTTCTTACCAAGAATCTCAACAAGATGCTGATTTTGCGCCTAACTTTGAAACTCTTCTAGATGCTGGAAACGATCTCATTTGGGGTATAGGCTTTAAATTAGCAGATGCTGTATTAGATGCTGCTACAGCTAATCCAGATCAAAAATATGCAATTGTAGACCACTCCTTTGGAGATAATACTCCAGATAACGTAGTAGGTGTTATGTTTAAGGCAGAACAACCCTCCTTCCTAGTAGGATATATTGCTGGAAGGATGACAGAAACTAATAAAGTAGGTTTCGTTGGAGGTATAGCAGGAGACATAATTTGGGGATTCGATTATGGATATCAAGCTGGAGTACAGTATGCAGCACATGAGTTAGGAAAGGAAATAGAAGTGCTTAATCAATATGCTGAATCTTTCTCCGATGTAGCTAAGGGTAAGGCTATTGCTCAGCAGATGTACCAACAAGGTGCAGATATAGTATTCCATGCTGCTGGAGATGTTGGAACAGGAGTAATCGAGGCTGCTAAAGAGCAAGGTAAATGGGCTATAGGAGTAGACAGAGATCAAAATTATCTAGCCCCAGACAATGTATTAACCTCTGCTATGAAACGTGTAGATGTTGGTGTTTATAATGTTGTAAAAGATTTAGTGGAAGGCAAGTTCCCAGGTGGACAAACTATTACTTATGGTTTAGCCGATGGTGGAGCAGTAGATATTGCACCTTCATCAAATAAACACGTACCACAGGAGATATTAGATGCAGTTGAAGAATTAAAGCAAAAGATCATCGATGGAGAAATAGTAGTTCCATATAATGAAGCAACCTACAAAGAATTTATAGATTCATTAAAATAA
- a CDS encoding ABC transporter ATP-binding protein translates to MKNITKKFGDFVANDNIDLVVHKGEIHALLGENGAGKTTLMNILYGLYQPTSGEIFINGKKVEVSNPNVAIANGIGMVHQHFMLVDNFTVVENIILGMEPIGKFGVVDINKARKEVEELSSKYGLYVDPDAKIEDISVGMQQRVEILKALYRGADILILDEPTAVLTPQEIEEIIEIMKNLTKQGKTIIIITHKLKEIKQSADYCTIIRRGKKIGTVKVDDVTEEELASMMVGREISFKVDKKPAEIGDVILEIEDLTVKDNRGLDVVKNLSLKLHKGEILGIAGVDGNGQSELVEALTGLRKVESGKVILQDKDITNLTPKEIMESGMSHIPEDRQKRGLVLDFTVAENMILENYHKEPFSRKGRLNHRNISQFTVELMEKFDVRPRNDKLTAGALSGGNQQKVILAREITNDPEVLLAVQPTRGLDVGAIEFVHKYLVEQRDKGKAVLLISFELDEVLDLSDRIAVIYDGQIVDIIAEKDADEKTIGFLMAGGGVEDERK, encoded by the coding sequence ATGAAAAATATAACTAAAAAGTTCGGAGATTTTGTCGCAAACGACAATATAGATTTAGTTGTCCATAAGGGAGAAATTCATGCATTACTAGGCGAAAATGGGGCTGGAAAAACAACCTTGATGAATATCCTCTACGGATTATATCAGCCTACTTCAGGAGAGATATTTATAAATGGTAAGAAAGTAGAGGTATCAAACCCAAATGTAGCGATTGCAAATGGAATAGGCATGGTACATCAACATTTTATGTTGGTGGACAACTTTACCGTAGTGGAAAATATAATATTAGGAATGGAACCAATTGGGAAGTTTGGTGTTGTAGACATCAATAAAGCTAGGAAAGAAGTAGAGGAACTCTCAAGCAAGTATGGCTTGTATGTAGATCCTGATGCAAAAATAGAAGATATATCTGTTGGAATGCAACAAAGGGTAGAAATTCTCAAAGCCCTATACAGAGGAGCAGATATACTTATACTAGATGAACCTACAGCAGTGCTCACACCTCAGGAAATAGAAGAAATAATTGAAATAATGAAGAATTTAACTAAGCAAGGGAAAACGATTATAATAATCACTCACAAATTAAAGGAAATAAAGCAATCTGCTGATTACTGTACCATAATTAGAAGAGGAAAGAAAATTGGTACTGTAAAAGTAGATGATGTGACAGAAGAAGAGTTGGCATCCATGATGGTAGGTAGGGAAATAAGTTTTAAGGTAGATAAAAAGCCTGCAGAAATAGGTGATGTCATCTTAGAAATAGAGGATCTTACCGTTAAGGATAATAGAGGTTTAGATGTCGTAAAGAATCTGTCGCTAAAACTGCACAAAGGTGAGATACTAGGAATTGCAGGTGTAGATGGAAATGGACAATCGGAATTAGTAGAAGCATTGACCGGTCTTAGAAAAGTGGAAAGTGGAAAAGTAATATTACAGGACAAAGATATAACAAATTTAACACCAAAGGAAATAATGGAGAGTGGAATGAGCCACATTCCTGAAGATAGGCAAAAACGAGGTTTAGTTTTAGACTTTACTGTGGCAGAAAATATGATATTAGAAAATTACCATAAAGAACCTTTCTCTAGAAAGGGTAGATTAAATCATAGAAATATCAGTCAGTTTACTGTAGAACTAATGGAGAAATTTGATGTAAGACCAAGAAATGATAAGCTAACTGCAGGAGCCCTGTCTGGTGGGAATCAACAAAAAGTCATCTTAGCAAGGGAAATTACTAATGATCCTGAGGTGTTATTAGCTGTTCAGCCTACAAGGGGGCTAGATGTTGGAGCTATAGAATTTGTCCATAAATATTTAGTGGAACAAAGAGATAAAGGAAAAGCTGTTTTATTAATATCCTTTGAACTAGATGAGGTTTTAGATCTATCTGATAGGATAGCAGTAATCTACGATGGACAAATAGTAGATATAATAGCGGAGAAGGATGCAGATGAAAAAACCATTGGATTCTTAATGGCTGGAGGAGGTGTAGAGGATGAAAGGAAATAA
- a CDS encoding ABC transporter permease codes for MKGNKFVITLISILLGLVIGGIALSITGFNPIEAYKIMFKGVFSNPKYISWTIIRSTPLILTGISVSFAFKTGLFNIGAEGQFIFGSLVATLVGYFFHLPPIIHPIVALLAGILAGALWGGIAGFLKSKFGINEVITTIMLNWIALYFSNFMVFWEPFKRPNRDASERILDTASIQILEKWKTSDAGKAFLANNTFLKDFLNPPVNFGIIIAILVAILIWYILKHTTLGYQLRAVGFNKDAAEYGGINIKRNTILAMMIAGAISGLSGATQVLGVSKETAILATMEGYGFDGMAVALIANSNPLACIPAALLFGGLKYGGSKLQPTMGAPIEVINITIGVIIMFIAMPKLINIIAAFRSRKRGVEIENAK; via the coding sequence ATGAAAGGAAATAAATTTGTGATAACCCTTATATCCATTTTACTAGGATTGGTAATAGGAGGAATTGCTCTATCAATAACCGGTTTTAATCCCATAGAAGCGTATAAGATAATGTTTAAGGGTGTTTTTAGCAACCCTAAGTATATTTCATGGACTATAATAAGGTCTACACCTCTTATACTTACGGGAATTTCTGTATCATTTGCCTTCAAAACGGGACTGTTTAATATTGGAGCTGAAGGTCAGTTTATTTTTGGAAGTTTGGTAGCCACATTGGTAGGTTATTTTTTTCATCTACCTCCAATAATTCATCCCATTGTGGCCTTATTAGCTGGAATTTTAGCTGGAGCCTTATGGGGTGGAATAGCAGGCTTCCTGAAATCTAAATTTGGAATCAATGAGGTTATTACGACAATAATGTTGAACTGGATAGCCTTATATTTTAGTAATTTCATGGTCTTCTGGGAACCTTTCAAAAGACCAAATAGGGATGCTTCAGAAAGGATATTAGATACTGCAAGTATCCAAATTCTAGAGAAGTGGAAAACCTCAGATGCAGGTAAGGCCTTTTTAGCAAACAATACCTTCTTAAAAGACTTTTTAAATCCTCCTGTGAATTTCGGAATTATTATCGCCATATTGGTGGCTATATTGATATGGTATATATTAAAGCACACCACTTTAGGCTATCAATTAAGGGCTGTAGGCTTCAATAAGGATGCAGCTGAATATGGGGGTATCAATATAAAGAGAAATACTATTTTAGCAATGATGATAGCAGGAGCCATTTCTGGCCTATCTGGTGCTACCCAAGTTTTAGGGGTATCCAAGGAAACTGCCATATTAGCAACTATGGAAGGTTATGGATTCGATGGGATGGCAGTAGCTTTAATAGCAAATAGTAATCCACTTGCTTGTATACCAGCAGCTTTGTTATTTGGAGGTTTAAAGTATGGTGGAAGTAAGTTACAACCAACAATGGGAGCACCTATAGAAGTCATTAACATAACCATTGGCGTGATCATAATGTTTATAGCTATGCCAAAGCTTATAAATATTATAGCGGCTTTTAGAAGTAGAAAGAGAGGTGTAGAAATTGAAAATGCTAAGTGA
- a CDS encoding ABC transporter permease has translation MLSDLGVIIGITLMYSAPLIYTSLGGVLSENAGVVNIGLEGMMTIGAFAGATVAYFTQNPWIGFLAAGIAGGLLALLHAIACVTFTADHVVSGIAINFIGPGLSIFLTKIFFDGAAMTIPLDLDNKIPRPLNGLFSSISPTNPTMARIVDALDSIFNQYATVYIALLLVLAVWFFLYKTKLGLRIRSVGEHPRAADTLGINVYRIKYLAVILSGVLAGFGGAAMSIAVISNYRAALISGQGFIALAAMIFGKWKPQGAMLGCLLFGAAQGLVVYLGSTSLNISSQLLAMLPYIITLVVLMGFVGEARGPKASGIPYEKE, from the coding sequence ATGCTAAGTGATTTGGGAGTGATAATTGGAATTACCTTAATGTATTCAGCACCTTTAATATACACCTCTTTAGGTGGAGTTCTATCTGAAAATGCAGGAGTAGTAAATATAGGCCTAGAAGGTATGATGACTATAGGTGCTTTTGCAGGAGCAACTGTAGCCTATTTTACACAAAATCCTTGGATTGGATTTTTAGCGGCAGGAATTGCGGGCGGACTTTTAGCTCTTCTACATGCTATTGCCTGTGTAACTTTTACAGCAGACCATGTAGTATCAGGGATTGCGATAAATTTTATAGGACCAGGATTATCAATATTCTTAACTAAGATATTTTTTGATGGTGCAGCTATGACTATACCTTTAGATTTAGACAATAAAATACCTAGACCATTAAATGGGTTATTTTCATCTATATCTCCCACAAACCCAACTATGGCGAGAATAGTGGATGCATTAGATTCTATTTTCAACCAATATGCTACAGTATATATTGCACTATTACTAGTCTTAGCTGTATGGTTTTTCTTGTATAAAACTAAATTAGGACTTAGGATACGCTCGGTTGGGGAGCATCCAAGAGCTGCAGATACCCTTGGTATCAACGTTTATAGGATAAAGTATTTAGCTGTAATTCTATCAGGCGTGCTAGCAGGTTTTGGAGGGGCAGCTATGAGCATAGCTGTAATATCGAATTATAGAGCGGCTTTAATATCAGGCCAAGGTTTTATAGCATTAGCAGCTATGATATTTGGGAAATGGAAACCTCAGGGGGCTATGTTGGGCTGTTTGTTATTTGGTGCAGCACAAGGGCTGGTAGTCTACTTAGGCAGTACTAGCTTAAACATATCTTCCCAATTGTTGGCTATGCTACCTTACATTATTACCTTAGTCGTATTAATGGGATTTGTAGGTGAAGCAAGAGGACCTAAAGCCAGTGGTATTCCCTATGAAAAAGAATAA
- the rpoN gene encoding RNA polymerase factor sigma-54, with translation MKLGYNLALEQVQKLVMTPELRQAIQLLQFNCQELNEYLKQQIEENPLLEPDNIIEEFESIDDLNSEGEEIDWKEFIDKYDDFSYRPEKDKNIEEYNYENFISFSPSLKDNLLFQLNVSHLDDRYKRIGEVLIEAIDDNGYLMVDIEQVALVLGVEVEEVESVLSFIQTFEPLGVGARNLKECLLIQVRAGGLNNPNIELIIENYLEDIAHNRLLKIAKELNLDLKEVQDISDYIRTLEPKPGRAFSDNSDQVKYITPDVTIEYIDGEYVIILNDVTGPRLNINNFYKELIRKGNDPKAKEYLSEKLNAAMWIIRCIEQRRATIYNVVESILKFQREFFEKGEKALKPLTLKEVADDINMHESTVSRATSGKYVQTPRGLFELKYFFSSSLSTNKGEVSSTSIKAVIKEIIDGEDPKKPYSDQKISDILKKKGINISRRTVAKYRDELGIPSSSIRKRY, from the coding sequence ATGAAATTGGGTTATAACCTAGCTCTTGAACAAGTACAGAAATTAGTTATGACTCCAGAACTAAGACAAGCTATACAGCTACTGCAATTCAATTGTCAGGAACTTAATGAATATTTAAAACAGCAAATTGAGGAAAATCCTTTATTAGAACCAGATAATATAATTGAAGAATTCGAGAGTATAGACGATTTAAATAGTGAAGGGGAAGAAATAGATTGGAAGGAATTTATTGATAAATATGATGACTTTAGCTATAGGCCAGAAAAGGACAAAAATATTGAAGAATATAACTATGAAAATTTTATCAGTTTTTCACCTTCTCTAAAGGATAATTTATTATTCCAATTAAATGTATCACATTTGGATGATAGGTATAAAAGAATAGGAGAAGTGCTGATAGAAGCCATTGATGATAATGGGTATCTAATGGTAGATATAGAACAGGTAGCTTTAGTCCTAGGGGTCGAAGTTGAAGAAGTGGAAAGCGTTTTATCTTTTATACAAACTTTTGAACCCTTAGGAGTTGGAGCGAGAAATTTAAAGGAGTGTTTATTAATTCAGGTAAGAGCAGGTGGATTAAATAACCCAAATATAGAACTGATAATTGAGAATTATCTAGAAGATATAGCCCATAATAGGTTATTAAAAATAGCAAAGGAATTGAACTTAGATTTAAAGGAAGTACAGGATATTAGCGATTATATTAGGACATTGGAGCCCAAACCCGGGAGGGCTTTTTCTGACAATTCTGACCAGGTAAAATATATAACTCCCGATGTGACAATTGAATACATTGACGGTGAATATGTAATAATTTTAAATGATGTAACTGGTCCTAGGTTAAACATCAATAACTTTTACAAAGAATTGATAAGAAAGGGCAATGACCCAAAAGCGAAAGAATATCTTTCCGAAAAATTAAATGCTGCAATGTGGATTATTAGATGTATTGAACAGAGGCGAGCTACAATATATAATGTGGTAGAATCAATATTGAAATTTCAAAGGGAGTTCTTTGAAAAGGGTGAAAAGGCCTTAAAACCCTTAACATTAAAAGAAGTTGCTGATGATATAAATATGCATGAGTCAACGGTAAGTAGAGCAACTAGTGGAAAATATGTTCAGACTCCAAGAGGATTATTTGAATTAAAGTACTTTTTTTCCAGTAGTCTATCTACTAATAAAGGAGAAGTATCGTCAACTAGTATTAAAGCGGTTATTAAAGAGATTATAGACGGAGAAGATCCAAAAAAACCTTATAGCGATCAGAAAATATCTGATATTTTAAAAAAGAAAGGTATAAATATTTCAAGAAGGACTGTTGCTAAATATAGGGATGAATTAGGAATACCTTCCTCTTCCATAAGAAAAAGATATTGA